One region of Oryza glaberrima chromosome 7, OglaRS2, whole genome shotgun sequence genomic DNA includes:
- the LOC127778850 gene encoding CDGSH iron-sulfur domain-containing protein NEET: MATPFCAAACRLSVSPPNAAPSAPGRARALARRGLVVAVRAEAGVGGINPSIRKEEEKVVDTVLAGELSKPLTPYCRCWRSGTFPLCDGSHVKHNKATGDNVGPLLVKK, encoded by the exons ATGGCGACCCCGTTctgcgccgccgcgtgccgcctcTCCGTCTCCCCGCCCAAcgcggcgccgtcggcgcccggccgcgcccgcgccctcgcCCGGCGTGGcctggtggtggcggtgcgCGCGGAGGCGGGGGTCGGCGGGATAAACCCGTCCAtccggaaggaggaggagaaggtggtcGACACtgtcctcgccggcgagctctccAAGCCGCTCACCCCGTACTGCCG GTGCTGGAGATCAGGCACATTTCCCCTTTGTGATGGAAGCCATGTGAAGCACAACAAAGCAACGGGTGATAATGTGGGGCCCTTACTTGTTAAGAAGTAG
- the LOC127780859 gene encoding growth-regulating factor 11 — protein MAAEGEAKKDSASNPPGGGGGGGGGEEEEDSSLAVGEAAVGVGEAGGGGGGGEKVDREGEAEEEEGKEDVEEGGVCKDLVLVEDAVPVEDPEEAAATAALQEEMKALVESVPVGAGAAFTAMQLQELEQQSRVYQYMAARVPVPTHLVFPIWKSVTGASSEGAQKYPTLMGLATLCLDFGKNPEPEPGRCRRTDGKKWRCWRNAIANEKYCERHMHRGRKRPVQLVVEDDEPDSTSGSKPASGKATEGGKKTDDKSSSSKKLAVAAPAAVEST, from the exons atggcggcggagggggaggccaAGAAGGACAGCGCCAGCAACCCTcccgggggaggaggcggcggcggaggaggggaggaggaggaggatagcAGCCTGGCTGTCGGGGAGGCCGCGGTCGGGGTGGGCGAggctggtggaggaggaggaggaggggagaaggtGGATCgagagggggaggcggaggaggaggaggggaaggaggatgTGGAGGAAGGCGGCGTGTGTAAGGATCTGGTGCTCGTCGAGGACGCCGTCCCCGTCGAGGATCCGGAGGAAG CCGCAGCAACTGCAGCACTTCAGGAAGAAATGAAAGCGCTCGTTGAATCCGTCCCAGTTGGTGCTGGGGCGGCATTCACCGCGATGCAACTACAGGAGCTTGAGCAGCAATCTCGTGTCTACCAGTATATGGCTGCCCGTGTGCCTGTGCCTACTCATCTCGTCTTCCCAATATGGAAGAGTGTTACTGGTGCATCTTCTGAAGGCGCCCAGAAGTACCCGACAT TGATGGGGTTGGCAACACTCTGCTTGGACTTTGGAAAGAACCCAGAACCAGAACCTGGGAGGTGCCGGCGAACTGATGGAAAGAAGTGGCGGTGCTGGAGAAATGCAATTGCGAATGAGAAATATTGCGAACGCCATATGCACCGTGGCCGCAAGCGTCCTGTACAGCTTGTTGTCGAGGATGACGAGCCTGATTCTACCTCAGGGTCGAAACCAGCATCTGGCAAGGCCACCGAAGGTGGCAAGAAGACTGATGACAAGAGCTCAAGTAGCAAGAAGCTTGCAGTGGCAGCACCAGCTGCTGTGGAGTCTACATGA
- the LOC127780387 gene encoding uncharacterized protein LOC127780387, with protein sequence MGMSGATNGCGAGEYIRIPEDVEAGLGKEAGKGEGEGEGECPAVLRWRAIRWWAQVAALGILLAGAAAAAVVFLGPLVIKKVIAPVIEWESRTFSRPVIALICFGAIAFFPSVLLPSSPFMWMAGMSFGYFYGFLIITAAMSIGMSLPFFIGSAFHSKIHRWLEKWPKKAAFVRLAGEGDWFHQFRAVALLRISPFPYIVFNYASVATNVKYGPYIAGSMAGTVHETFLAIYSGKLLQSLAVATTQGSFLSVDQIIYNGLGFSVAAVSTAAITIYAKKALQKLQADDELC encoded by the exons ATGGGGATGTCGGGGGCCACCAATggctgcggcgccggcgagtaCATCAGGATCCCGGAGGACGTGGAGGCCGGGTTGGGGAAGGAGgcggggaagggggagggggagggggagggggagtgcCCCGCCGTGCTGCGGTGGCGCGCGATCCGGTGGTGGGCGCAGGTCGCCGCCCTCGGGATCCTCCTCGCcggtgcggccgccgccgccgtcgtcttcctcggaCCCCTCGTCATTAAAAAG GTGATTGCTCCGGTTATTGAATGGGAGTCAAGAACTTTCAGCAGGCCAGTCATTGCTCTGATATGTTTCGGCGCAATCGCTTTTTTCCCAAGTGTGTTGCTACCTTCTTCTCCTTTTATGTGGATGGCGGGGATGTCCTTTGGATATTTCTATGGCTTTTTGATAATTACAGCAGCGATGAGCATAGGCATGTCGTTGCCATTCTTTATAGGGTCCGCATTCCATTCTAAAATACAC AGGTGGTTGGAGAAGTGGCCGAAGAAAGCAGCTTTTGTTAGACTTGCTGGTGAAGGGGATTGGTTCCATCAATTTAGAGCAGTTGCCTTACTTAGGATCTCTCCATTTccatatatagtttttaactATGCCTCTGTGGCTACAAATGTCAAGTATGGGCCATATATTGCTGGTTCAATGGCTGGAACGGTACATGAAACCTTCCTTGCAATATACAG TGGGAAACTTCTCCAAAGCCTAGCCGTAGCTACTACCCAAGGTTCATTCTTGTCTGTAGATCAGATAATTTACAACGGCCTTGGCTTCTCAGTTGCTGCAGTTTCTACCGCTGCAATAACTATTTATGCGAAGAAAGCACTTCAAAAACTCCAAGCAGATGATGAGCTGTGTTGA